DNA from Quercus lobata isolate SW786 chromosome 1, ValleyOak3.0 Primary Assembly, whole genome shotgun sequence:
GCTTCAGGTTGTACCTTGATGGTGCCAACACTGGACCTTCCCATTTGTCAACCAGCTCTTGAAGTTTCTCAAATCCCTGACAAAGAACAATTGCATTCCACATCAATCACTTGGCCATTAACCTAACAAAACTTTCAATTTACCACACAAATTTTAGACAACCAACTAATTTTCCCACAAGTAGCCCAATAGATAATAAGTACAGAATCCTAGTTGCTTTGCTACTCACCATGCGGGTTGTGAAGTCGCCAAATGATTCTTTAGATTGCCTTCTACGTTTCCAATTATAAAACAAAGGTTCCAAAACTTTTTCAAGGTCTTGAAGCTTAACCTTATTCATGAAGGCTCTTGCTAATGAAGTTTGACTGGGGTTTCCACCAAGCCAGATCTGTATTTTAACACGTTAGAAATGGAATTGAATAACttaacaaaaagacataatttaAAGAGAAAAGGGGGTTGAGCACATGATTGTGATACCTGATAGCTGTTCGGACCATCACCAACCAGTCCAAGTTCAGCCATGTATGGTCTAGCACAACCATTTGGGCAGCCAGTTATCCTTATAACCACAGATTCACTATACTTGAGACCAACCTGAAATCACAAAGGCTTTACCCATTAATATGTGTCCTGACTCCTGATCCCTATATAGACGTAGTATTGACCTTCCAGCTGTATTTAGTACTCTGAATTAGCGTATACCTTCTCAAATGTTGCTCGAACCCGCTTAAGTATGTCAGGTATTCCTCGTTCAGCCTCAGTTATTGCAAGTGGGCAAAGTGGGAAGGCTGGACATGCCATTGCAGTTAAGTTGAGAGGGTCTACATACCTTGGGTGCTGTAGACAACTAAAACTAGTGAATAAATGCTCACATACAAAACAGGGTatgatccaaaaaaatatattaaaaaatacaaataagctcaaacaaacaaattctATAATGAAGAGCCAAAAAGGAAAGGCCTGATTAACCATAACATGTTGCAACTTTGATGAACATTTGAATGCAGAAAGTTTAATGGAAATCCTTCAATCTAAGAAAAGGAGGAGGTGGGTGAAGAAGCAGAAAGGAAGCTAATAACCCTTGAAATCTAGTGGGACCTACATGATTTCCCATgcaataaaaacaattatatattcAAGCAGTTAACAACATTCTATGACTACTGCAAACTTTGAACAAATTAATCGAGCACATAATGTCAAGGATTTGAATCAAGTCTAGTCAAATTGAGCCATTCGAGATGAAATTCTCATATACATTTCTGTTTGACCCTATGTGAAATACATTCACATAACCTACTTTGGTGAAATGTTCGACTCAATACTGATGGAAATTTTCACAGAATAGAAAGTACATCGCCACAACACCATTGATATCTACTGAAAATATTGAATATCTTACCAGAAGACCAGCTTGAGCAAGGGCAGTAGTGATGGGACGCTTCCATGAGTTGCGAATATCACACAAGATGATGTTCTGGTTTGGTGTAAGCCGCACACTCAAATCATACTTCTCTATTATCTCTCTTAATGTCGTCTTCATCTTCCCCTTAATACGGCCATTATCAACATGGAGCCCACAAAATAAACTGCCATCACCCTGTGAAAAAGATTTATGGTTGGATAAAGGGCATATACTAGGCACAATTAGCATAAAGGTATGATTTGAGAAAGCAATACATAATCAAAACCTGAAGACAGAACTAATTAACGTGAGTTTGGATTAGCCTTTTTTACTTTCAGGCTTTTAGCTTATTTGCTCATATTCTCATTTTCTTTAGTACAATTGTACTTTTGTTAACTTTCAAAAAATAAGCAATCATAAGCTTTCAACAAAAAGCTAATCCAAACCCATACTAAAGACATAAGATAAGATGTCCAGATCAATCAGAACATACCTGCTCATGCCATCCCAAGTAACTTTTAAATTCCCACTCTGGCAATTCACGAAAAgactcaaatttttttccataGTATTGCTCAACAACACTTCTAAACTTTTCAATACCCCAGGAGTCTATCAAATATTTCATTCTACTATACTTCCGATCATCTCTTCTCCCATGTTCTCGTTGTGTAACAACAATAGCTTTCACTGCATACAATATATCCTCTTTTGGCACAAAACCCAAAGGTTCTCCGAGACGTGGAAAAGTGGTCTCCAACCTATGTGTTCTTCCCATACCGCCACCAACCTGAAACAGAAATGTTAATGAACTATCCATTATGAGCCATAGAATTAAACATGGATACATTTAACATATGCCCATCTTACATATATGTTGAATCCCTGAGGTTCCCCTTCATCATcagtaacaacaacaacaccaatATCATTTGTAAGAATATCAACTGAGTTGTCTGTAGGTACAGTGACTGCAATTTTGAATTTCCTTGGCAAGAACTGAGTTCCATATATAGGCTCAGCTGATTCAGGGAAATTCGTTCCATGAGAATTATCGTTGCGAGCCTTCACTACTTCAGGAGGTTCTGCGGTCATCACTTGCTCTCCATCCACCCACACATCATAGTAGAAACCAGACTGAGGAGTAAGGAGTGCAGCAATATTCTCTGCAGTTTGCTGTGCAAATTGGTAATCTTTTCTTGTAAATGGAGCAGCAGGAGCAAGAACATTCCTGTTGAGATCACCACATGCACCAAGAGTTGAGCCCATGTTTTTAATAAGGGTACTCATAACCGTCTTGAGGTCCTTCTTCAGAACTCCATGGAGCTGGAATGTTTGTCTGGTGGTCAAACGAAGTGTTCCTATTCCAAATTGGTCGGCAAGATCATCCATTGTCAAGTAGAGTCTATTTGACACTTTTCCACAAGGGTTCTTAGTACGAAGCATAAATGAGTAATTCCTTGCACCACGATCATCTCTGTTGTACTGTTGATAGCTCCCATGGAACTTGATCACTTGTGTGGCAGCCTCATTTATGTTTGGAGCATCTGTCAGCAATTCCTCATTAAGAGGGTACCTAATGTAATTACTTTGTTCTTTGATAATTTCAACCTTACTACGCTTAGTTTCAGTAGCAGTGCTGGGCCTTGCTGGCTGTAGGAAAAAGATTACacaagttttcaaaaacaagtacTTTTATTTCCTAAAAATGGAAACATATCAATCTAGCATTCAGCATCCACCAAAAGGAGTTACATTTGAGCCTATGCTTGCTAATAacaaataagtaataaattgaACTCAATTATGAAATAATCACATATGCTAATTTGAGGGAACTTTTTTTATTGCTTGTTTAAACCATGTTTCTTTTCTAGCAACAACAGAAGAATAGGAAAAAGACGGGAAAtgaaataattagaaaaatacatatcctgttaaaaaaaaaaatagttttatgtAGAGTAACCAACCATAAAATGATTTGCCTATCACAAAGAAAGATTCGCACATCAGCATGCATACAAAGCCAAAAAATTGCACAAAGATTATTACCCTTTTTTCAGCTTCACACAAAAGACAGTACATGAACTAATGAAGTCTAGCATTGCAGTACCAATTCTCTCAACCATCCACACATGATTACTACCAATCTGAATAAACATAAACTACTTTGGATTCTTAGAAaaaataacttcttcttttttaaggaatttgattaaataaaaaaccttaattTGGTTCTTAGAACACGTAAAGGTCGTATCCAATGCACAAAACTCCCACTTAGGGAGAGGTCATTAGCAGGCAGCCTTGCCCACTAATTTTTCACCTTGATTCTTAgaacaaatgagaaaaaaatatacagCCAACTACAAAAATGACTTCTTTTCTCAAACAAattccatttctttctttgaatttgaagaTGTTAAGAACTTTTATTGTGAgcttgaaaaattcaaaatctttccttttcactttcaaatcagagattttgacaaaattttccatATCCAAATGGTGAAACATTTCAGAAAGAACAGAGGAGTTTCATCATTCCACAGCCAAAAATTACACTTACATttttctcaccaaccaaacatGTATTCACAAACAGAAACACACAACAACAATGAGAAGAAACCATATACGAAAATCACTTAAAATAATCTCATTCCTTAAAGCATTTAACTTTCATTTATCATCACCCTTCTCTTTCCTTTCCCCGCACATTCTTCGCATCCAAACAGCACAAactcccaaaaataaataataataaaaaccaaattaaaaaatttagcttccATTTCCTGCACTTTCTCGGCATCCAAACAACTCACAAAAACAGGAACAGAATCGAAAACATAGAGAGAATTCAAATTtcagaaacaaaataaaaagaaagaaaaatcgaACCGTGGAGACGGCTCTGATAACATGCGAAGAAGAGCTGGAAGAGGAGAGCAGGTGGGTGTGTCGTCTTCTTGTTGCTGTCGTCAGAGCAAGCGAATTGGAAGACGGCCTGAGAAGGCCGCCATGAACGAAGCTCGGAATCTGAAGCTTTGGGTCCTTTAGCAGAACCGTGTTCGCAGCTCCAAACGACGTCGTCATGGGGCCTCTCgctcagaaaaagaaaagaagcactgtgagtgtgtgtgtgtttgtatgaGAGAGTGAATGAATGAGAGAAAGGGTTGagtaaatagagagagagagagagagaggctgttgttgaattgaaattgaatgGCTGGTATGAGGAAAAGCGAAGTGGTGTCCTTTTGaaattcctttccttttttatatattaatatgtttTATGTACCTGGTAGTGGTACAGGCTAACGTGCGCCGGTCACGTGCCTGTCATGCGCATGCATGCATTCTTTAATATGATATATGATGTATCTATGAGGATAGCCTCCACGCGCCGTATTCAATGTGGTTGCTCCAAAAAGCGGCtttctttgaaaatatatttgaatttgagaATTTAGATCATATTTTTCTCTAGTCACATATTGTACAGCTACAGTCCACTTTTAGTCTTATCAAGTAAAAAAGTCCATTTTTAATTAGTGATGGAATGCAACAGGTATTTGCTACATGTACCATTTCTCTTCCAccatatatattttacaattgCATAAGTGACACATGTCATGTTAGTGACGTATGTTATGTTAGTTATGATTATCAATGTGtcaaatatatttgatattgactactatgtatttatgtatttatattaggttggaataaaatttatatcttatataaaaatgttattttaaatatttattaataataatagatttcttttcttagaattttatgaatttattattattattactttttaaattaCTTATGGATTTATTATCAATGGTTAATATTAAAACcaatttttgttgatgattGATGGATATCctttttgaaattaaatgaacataagtaatttttaaaactttttaaatgaacaaatgttattttttgagttattcAATATGTAAAGGCGTTCAAATCTTCTATCTcatacctaattaattaaatactatttgGACTCTATGTAAAGTTGTTTAGCATGATCTCATGAGGTTTAATTAATTgcacaacaaataaataagaatttatATTTGCTGACAATTTAACaaattttgattaataaaattttgggcaCAAACCCATATAACCAGACGCCGATACGGAGGGGGGTAAAAGCGCGTGGAGCTATCAATATTTAACATATGTCATATAATAGAGCGACAGACatgcaaaaaacaaatttggatTCCTTACTACATTGAACCTGGACAGAAACGACCACGTTGCCAAAACCAATTTTTGCTTTGGTCCAATATTTTTAGATtagattttagtattttaattttaccatgGTCTGGTCTGGTCTGGTCTGGTCAGGTAGATTTTTCAAAGACCTTATATAGATTCTGATCTAAACTAAAGTGGAGAGATTCAAATTCAGTTCGTGTTTGCCATACTTGCAACTTGCTAGAAGgcctgtttgtttgtttagtcAAAAACCCGATAATATATATTAGAGTACTTTAAGGACCGTTTGATAACGTTGttttagtaatattgtttgtattttttgagaatatatatatgtgaaaatacgtataatattatttaaaaattaaaactatattGTTAAACTACTATATCAAACAGGCCTTAATTGTAGGGACAAGGAGTAGGAGAGTACAAGTAGGACTCACtcacttattattataattattattcaCTTTTTTCCAAGGGAAATGTTTATTATATCACACTAACCAATAAAAGGTTTTCAAAATACATTAAACTTATTGcttcaaagggaaaaaaaattaaacaaaaaatatcaaattaaatcCATTTAAATAGAGCCACAATTGTTCAATAcaatgtttaatttgttttattttaaatttgatatattaattttgaaattatagaatataaatttttacattttacgatttaatttttttagtatttttaaaattatatgatgtaatttgtTAATCTCATCAATTATAAGgtttatttattctataaaatgTAATCCTATGGTCTTTTTATATCACTTCAGAAAATAACCAactcttctttttgtttgttaacCATGTAAATTTATTATCTTAAATATAGCTCTAAGTAGGGGTATGCAGTCAAACTGCCAAAACTGACTCAATCCAACTCAACTTGTCAAGTTGGATCAAATTTTTGGGTTAATGGATTGAGTTgggttgtgaaatttttttcttataatgggttgggttgggttcgAATCATAAGATTCACAAATCTCCCTAATCCAACCTAGCccacatatattttaaaatatgttatacaattttgttatttacttttttacccatcttttttctaaataaatttcaaacccTAAATTCTCTTCGCATAGTTTGGTGTTATGTTCATGAATCGTGActatttgattataaatttgttcttatttgtGGTGGTGTTATTCTaatactcaatttaataataataattaaaaaaaaaattgtccaacccaATCCAATTCAATCTacgtgggttgggttggacacTATGATGGATTGAATTAGGTTGGACAACTATGatggattgggttgggttggattttttttaaatccactatagtgggttgggttggattgaaaAAATCTCACAAATCGACTCATGCACACTCCTAGCTCCAATATCAAGATTCAAAAATTTGTGGTAGATTGTGCATGTGTGTTTGGATGagcatattttctttcttatttgcTTAGAAGA
Protein-coding regions in this window:
- the LOC115975339 gene encoding sulfite reductase [ferredoxin], chloroplastic-like encodes the protein MTTSFGAANTVLLKDPKLQIPSFVHGGLLRPSSNSLALTTATRRRHTHLLSSSSSSSHVIRAVSTPARPSTATETKRSKVEIIKEQSNYIRYPLNEELLTDAPNINEAATQVIKFHGSYQQYNRDDRGARNYSFMLRTKNPCGKVSNRLYLTMDDLADQFGIGTLRLTTRQTFQLHGVLKKDLKTVMSTLIKNMGSTLGACGDLNRNVLAPAAPFTRKDYQFAQQTAENIAALLTPQSGFYYDVWVDGEQVMTAEPPEVVKARNDNSHGTNFPESAEPIYGTQFLPRKFKIAVTVPTDNSVDILTNDIGVVVVTDDEGEPQGFNIYVGGGMGRTHRLETTFPRLGEPLGFVPKEDILYAVKAIVVTQREHGRRDDRKYSRMKYLIDSWGIEKFRSVVEQYYGKKFESFRELPEWEFKSYLGWHEQGDGSLFCGLHVDNGRIKGKMKTTLREIIEKYDLSVRLTPNQNIILCDIRNSWKRPITTALAQAGLLHPRYVDPLNLTAMACPAFPLCPLAITEAERGIPDILKRVRATFEKVGLKYSESVVIRITGCPNGCARPYMAELGLVGDGPNSYQIWLGGNPSQTSLARAFMNKVKLQDLEKVLEPLFYNWKRRRQSKESFGDFTTRMGFEKLQELVDKWEGPVLAPSRYNLKLFADKETYEAVDQLAKLQNKNAHQLAMEVIRNFVASQQNGKGE